The Deinococcus aerophilus genomic sequence GATCCTGACCCGGCGCACCAAGAACAACCCGGTCCTGATCGGTGATCCCGGCGTGGGCAAAACCGCCATCGTGGAGGGGCTGGCCCTCGCCATCCACGAGAAGCGTACGCCGCCCAACCTGCACGGCGTCCGGCTGATCAGCCTGGACCTGTCGGGTGTGGTGGCGGGCACCAAGTACCGCGGCGAGTTCGAGGAACGGCTGCGCCAGATCATCGAGGAACTGCGCAATGCCAAGGTGATGGCCTTCATTGACGAGCTGCATACCCTGGTCGGCGCGGGCGGCGCGGAAGGCACGCTGGACGCGGCCAACATTCTCAAGCCCGCGCTGAGCCGCGGCGAGATTCAGGTGATCGGCGCGACCACCACCGGCGAATACCACCGCTACATCGAGAAGGACGCTGCTCTGGAACGCCGCTTCCAGCCGGTCATCGTGCTGGAGCCCAGCCCCGCCGAAACGCTGCAGATCCTGCGTGGCCTGCGCCCCAAGTACGAGGAACACCACGGCGTGCAGATTCCCGACGCGGCACTGGAACTCGCTGTGCGCATCGGAGAGCGCAGCCTGCCGGGACGCAACTTTCCGGACAAGGCCATTGACCTGATCGACGAGGCCGCCTCCCGGGTGCGCCTGAACATGAGCATCGAGCTGCCGGTGGCCGAGAACGAGGACGGCGAACCCTACGTGACCCGCGAGGACATCGAGAGTGTCATCAACTCGATGGGCGGCATCTACAGCGAGGAAAGTGCCGAACAGCTCGGCGATCTCGAACACATGCTCGAGGATCAGGTGTACGGCCAGCCGGACGCCATCAAGGCCCTCAGCTCGGCACTGAGACGCGCCCGCGTTGGGCTGGGGGGCCGGACCCGCGTGGCCGCTTCCTTCCTGTTCGTGGGCCCCAGTGGGGTGGGCAAGACGCATCTGGCCCGGGCGCTGTCGCGCAGCCTGTTCAACAACGAGCGGGCGCTGATCCGGGTGGACATGTCCGAGTTCCAGGAAAGCCACAGCATCAGCAAGCTGATCGGCTCGCCTCCCGGCTACGTGGGCTTTGAACAGGGGGGACGCCTGACCGAGGCGGTGCGCCGCCAGCCCTTCAGCGTCATCCTGCTCGACGAGATCGAGAAGGCGCACCCGGACGTCTACAACACCTTCTTGCAGGTTCTCGACGACGGCCGCCTGACCGATGGGCTGGGGCGTGCGGTGGACTTCCGCCGGACCATCATCATCATGACGAGCAACACCGGCTTCAACGTCGGTCCCACGGTGGGCTTCAGCCCGGTGACCCCGGACAACAACGCGCCGCTGCGTCACATCTTTACCCCGGAATTCCTGGACCGCCTGGACGACGTGATCCGCTTCAAGCCGCTGGGCGAGGAGGAACTGGTGCGCGTGGCCCAGCAGTTGATGGGCGAGATGCGCGAGGAGCTGGCCAGCCGCGATCTGAACGTGACCTTCGACCCGGCCATCGCTCCGTGGCTGGTGAGCAAGCTCAAGGCCCGCAGTCCCAAGCACGCTGTGGGCAGCTCGCGCCAGCTGCGCACCCTGGTCCGCGAGGAGATCGAGGACCCACTGTCGCTGGAGCTGATCGGTCAGGGTGTGGAAGAGCTGCGCGTGGTTCTGGGCGACGGTGGAGTTGAGTTCGAACGCGGCACCACCGCGCCGCCGCAGATTCTGGCCTGATCTGGTGAAAGCAGCGGGGGAGGGGGCACAACCCTCCGCCCCCCCACTGCTTTGGCTGCGCCGGTGAACGGCTGCCCCGACTTCTTCCCCGGCACCGCAGGCAAAGGACCGAATCACTTGACCATCGAGCAGTGCCTCAAATCTGCGCCTCTGAGCCTCAGTCTGGGCAGCCTGCTGTTTCTGGCGGGTTGTGTGGTCGCTGCCCTGTACCTCGGGTTTGCCGTCAGGCGGCCCGTGGCCCAGCGGATCGTGGTTCTATTGCTGCTGGGTCTGGTGGCCGTTCTGATCATGAGCGGTCTGTACCTGAACTGCACCCTGCCGGTGTTGTCCGGGGGCGGACAGGGGGACGGAGGGGGGCCTTCCGAGGCCTGTTTTGTGCCCTCTGTCCTCTGCCGTCCGCTCCCAGCGCGTAGCATGGGCACATGACCAAAAGCATCACGGACTTTCAGGATGAACACGGGCGCATCACCGCATGGCCCAGCAAGCGCCGCCGCGCGCACCAGATGGCCATTCTGGACTACTTGACCGGCCTGTTCGAACCGGGCGTCTCCTACAACCAGGGCCAGGTGGAGGGTGTGCTGGCCGACCACAGCACCCTGGAAGACCCCTCGGTGCTGCTCACCGAACTGCTTGAGGGCGAGTACCTGTCCACCGCCGACGGCGCGTACTGGCGCGCGGACGGGCGCCCCGGCGTGAGCGCTGCCGACGCCAAAGCGGCTGAGGCCGGCACACCGGAAATCAGCGTGTCCAAGAACGGTTAAGGATGGCCCGGGTCACCACCAAGTACGTCTGCACGTCCTGCGGTTACCAGTCGGCCAAACCGCTGGGCCGCTGTCCGAACTGTCAGGCATGGAATTCCTTCGAGGAGGAAGTGCCCACGGTGACCGGCGGCAAGGCGCGCGGCGGTGGGGCCGGGGGCTACGGCGGCGTCACCGGGGGCAAGCTCACGGCGCTGTCCACCGTGGGGCGGCGCGAGGAGCCGCGCACCTCGTCGGGCATCGTGGAGCTTGACCGGGTGCTGGGCGGCGGGCTGGTGGCCGGCGGGGTCACGCTGATCGGCGGCGAGCCGGGCATCGGCAAGAGCACGCTGCTGCTGCAGGTGGCCGACCGGGTGGCGCGCGGCGGCGGCACGGTTCTGTACGTGGCCGGCGAGGAGTCGCTCGAGCAGATCCGGCTGCGGGCCGACCGCCTCGGGGTCACGGCGGACATTCAGCTGACCCGCGACACCCGCGCCGAACACATCGCTGCCCTGATGAATGAGCACCGGCCGGCGCTGTGCATCGTGGACAGCATTCAGACCGTGACCGTGGAGGGAGAGGGCGCGCCCGGCGGCGTGGCCCAGGTGCGGGACGGCACAGCCATGCTTACC encodes the following:
- a CDS encoding ATP-dependent Clp protease ATP-binding subunit, with translation MNRYDDRARLVFHYAREEGNRLGHAMVGPEHLLLGLMREGGTAATILTEFGASLDGLRRRVEEIIGRGEGNRLNDAPSITPRARRVMELASSEARSLGAQVTSTEHILLGIIREGDGVAFRILQELTKDVDTIRWRILAQGESSGGKPAKPVATPFLDEYGRDLTKWAREGKLDPVIGRSEEIRRVTQILTRRTKNNPVLIGDPGVGKTAIVEGLALAIHEKRTPPNLHGVRLISLDLSGVVAGTKYRGEFEERLRQIIEELRNAKVMAFIDELHTLVGAGGAEGTLDAANILKPALSRGEIQVIGATTTGEYHRYIEKDAALERRFQPVIVLEPSPAETLQILRGLRPKYEEHHGVQIPDAALELAVRIGERSLPGRNFPDKAIDLIDEAASRVRLNMSIELPVAENEDGEPYVTREDIESVINSMGGIYSEESAEQLGDLEHMLEDQVYGQPDAIKALSSALRRARVGLGGRTRVAASFLFVGPSGVGKTHLARALSRSLFNNERALIRVDMSEFQESHSISKLIGSPPGYVGFEQGGRLTEAVRRQPFSVILLDEIEKAHPDVYNTFLQVLDDGRLTDGLGRAVDFRRTIIIMTSNTGFNVGPTVGFSPVTPDNNAPLRHIFTPEFLDRLDDVIRFKPLGEEELVRVAQQLMGEMREELASRDLNVTFDPAIAPWLVSKLKARSPKHAVGSSRQLRTLVREEIEDPLSLELIGQGVEELRVVLGDGGVEFERGTTAPPQILA
- a CDS encoding DUF2087 domain-containing protein, producing MTKSITDFQDEHGRITAWPSKRRRAHQMAILDYLTGLFEPGVSYNQGQVEGVLADHSTLEDPSVLLTELLEGEYLSTADGAYWRADGRPGVSAADAKAAEAGTPEISVSKNG